One window of Saccharopolyspora phatthalungensis genomic DNA carries:
- a CDS encoding MazG family protein, protein MSDEVRVAEGSAVVVVDDRLGEVLPAAALSLLRSAAVVYAEPGLAPATRAALDVPAPPAAADLLAQAVQEPVVLIVGELASAAADGLCAAGARLVTAPAPAGIELLDAVTVMDRLRSPGGCPWDAEQDHDTLRQYLVEETYELLDAIEHRDREALCEELGDVLLQVLFHARVATEDPADPFGIDAVAAGLVSKLVSRHPHVFADGPAVLDAESQHTRWEELKQQEKQRESIVDGVALGQPAVALAAKLVQRANRAGIPADAMPRGETPGDVLFGAAAQAKLTGHDPEDQLRSVALAFAERIRSAERLARESGRKPAELSAADWRELMSGLPGPAGARSET, encoded by the coding sequence ATGAGCGACGAAGTCCGGGTTGCCGAAGGTTCTGCCGTCGTCGTGGTCGACGACCGGCTTGGCGAAGTCCTACCGGCCGCCGCGCTGTCGCTGCTGCGCAGCGCGGCCGTCGTCTACGCCGAACCCGGTCTCGCGCCCGCCACGCGTGCGGCGCTCGATGTTCCCGCACCGCCTGCGGCGGCCGATCTGCTGGCGCAGGCGGTGCAGGAGCCGGTGGTGCTGATCGTTGGCGAACTCGCCTCCGCCGCGGCTGACGGCCTATGTGCCGCCGGTGCCCGGCTGGTCACCGCCCCGGCTCCGGCCGGGATCGAGCTGTTGGACGCGGTGACGGTGATGGACCGATTGCGCTCGCCGGGCGGTTGCCCCTGGGATGCCGAGCAGGACCACGACACGCTGCGGCAATACCTCGTCGAGGAGACCTACGAGCTGCTCGACGCGATCGAGCACCGCGACCGGGAGGCGTTGTGCGAGGAACTAGGTGACGTGCTGTTGCAGGTCCTGTTCCACGCGCGGGTCGCGACCGAGGACCCGGCCGATCCGTTCGGCATCGACGCGGTCGCCGCCGGGCTCGTCAGCAAACTCGTGTCGCGGCATCCGCACGTCTTCGCCGACGGCCCGGCGGTGCTGGATGCCGAGTCGCAGCACACCCGCTGGGAAGAGCTGAAGCAGCAGGAGAAGCAGCGAGAGTCCATTGTGGATGGAGTGGCGTTGGGGCAGCCGGCGGTGGCCCTAGCGGCCAAGCTGGTGCAGCGCGCGAACCGCGCCGGGATCCCGGCGGATGCGATGCCGCGCGGTGAAACCCCCGGCGACGTGTTGTTCGGTGCCGCCGCGCAGGCGAAGCTGACCGGGCACGACCCGGAGGACCAGCTGCGCTCGGTCGCGCTGGCCTTCGCCGAGCGGATCCGCTCGGCCGAGCGGCTGGCCCGCGAATCCGGCCGGAAACCGGCGGAGCTTTCGGCGGCCGACTGGCGCGAGCTGATGTCCGGTTTGCCGGGTCCGGCGGGTGCGCGCTCGGAAACGTGA
- a CDS encoding SurA N-terminal domain-containing protein, producing MRFRMLRHGRLLASIAAAGLLLAGCGSGPNQVGAAAIVGDTRIPVTEVQTWFDEALAKEPDLKPQLREQGQLDDLGRQLAAQLVRQELVEQAARDERLAVTDQQVTDLINRMGGPQQATAGKIYTQQNLREVMRTQLLATELGRKYFDRLAITFDYTQATTRREAQEKAQRMLQGPAEAAAVVNTDARTGLPAALGQHLRATDSPRLAAATPLFGAQPGTVLAFEPEPNSGQWLIARINDRRTDAPPASPAGGADEQTLQGVGMFLLGITADRVGVRLSPRYGVWDQVSLTAVPNDSETTGFRLTGRPTAS from the coding sequence GTGAGGTTCCGCATGCTGCGCCACGGGCGCCTTCTCGCATCCATCGCCGCGGCCGGACTGCTGCTCGCCGGCTGCGGTTCCGGCCCCAATCAGGTCGGCGCCGCCGCCATCGTGGGCGACACCCGCATCCCGGTCACCGAGGTCCAGACCTGGTTCGACGAGGCTCTGGCGAAGGAACCAGACCTCAAGCCGCAGCTGCGAGAGCAGGGCCAGCTCGACGACCTCGGGAGGCAGCTGGCCGCGCAGCTGGTGCGGCAGGAACTGGTCGAGCAGGCGGCCCGCGACGAGCGGCTGGCCGTCACCGATCAGCAGGTCACCGACCTGATCAACCGGATGGGCGGGCCGCAACAGGCGACCGCGGGCAAGATCTACACCCAGCAGAACCTCCGCGAGGTGATGCGGACCCAGTTGCTGGCAACGGAACTCGGCCGCAAGTACTTCGACCGGCTGGCGATCACCTTCGACTACACCCAGGCGACCACGCGTCGAGAGGCGCAGGAGAAGGCGCAGCGCATGTTGCAGGGGCCGGCGGAGGCGGCCGCGGTGGTCAACACCGACGCCAGGACTGGTCTCCCGGCAGCGCTCGGTCAGCACTTGCGCGCCACCGACAGTCCGCGACTCGCGGCCGCGACTCCGCTGTTCGGCGCGCAGCCCGGCACGGTCCTGGCCTTCGAGCCGGAGCCGAACTCCGGCCAGTGGCTGATCGCGCGGATCAACGACCGCCGCACCGACGCGCCCCCGGCTTCGCCCGCGGGCGGGGCGGACGAGCAGACGTTGCAGGGCGTCGGCATGTTTCTGCTGGGCATCACCGCGGACCGCGTCGGGGTGCGGCTCAGCCCGCGCTACGGAGTGTGGGACCAGGTGAGCCTGACGGCGGTCCCCAACGACAGCGAAACCACCGGCTTCCGCCTGACTGGCCGGCCCACGGCCTCCTGA
- a CDS encoding BCCT family transporter, whose protein sequence is MTREAAQPDRARNGIPRSPDAFAAEQSLRTDFVVFGLTAVITVIFVCWGVFSTHSLARVSSAALSWLVTNIGWGFVLAATGFVVFALWLAISRYGTIPLGQDDEKPEFRTVSWIAMMFSAGMGIGLMFFGVAEPLAHFVKPPPGTVEPLSEAAVDTAMATSLFHWTLHPWSIYAVVGLSIAYCSFRRGRKQLISAVFTSLIGKRNAEGPVGKLIDILALFATLFGSAASLGLGTLQIQSGMQSAGWIGGISNTVLVLIIVVLTICFIFSAVSGVAKGIQWLSNINMVLAALLAIFVFVAGPTVFILDLLPASIGNYLSDFGEMASRSGATGGRAMNEWLSSWTVFYWAWWISWTPFVGMFIARISRGRTIRQFVTGVILVPSAVSLVWFAIFGGSAIRVQQSVADVFRSGSEEAQTFAVLQTLPLSTITTVLVMVLVAIFFVSGADAASVVMGTLSQRGSIEPKRWIVVFWGAATGAVAAIMLIVGGEDALSGIQNLTFLASAPFAVVMVLLCVALMKDLREDPLMQRGEKGAQVLEQAVIAGTERHGDFQLEVGPAEEDSKPGRF, encoded by the coding sequence ATGACCAGAGAGGCCGCACAACCGGACCGGGCGCGAAACGGCATACCACGGTCCCCGGATGCCTTCGCCGCCGAACAATCGCTGCGCACCGACTTCGTCGTCTTCGGGCTGACCGCGGTCATCACGGTGATCTTCGTCTGCTGGGGCGTGTTCTCCACCCACTCGCTGGCGCGGGTCTCGAGCGCCGCGCTGTCCTGGCTGGTGACCAACATCGGCTGGGGTTTCGTGCTCGCCGCCACCGGGTTCGTGGTGTTCGCGCTGTGGCTGGCGATCAGCCGCTACGGCACGATCCCGCTCGGGCAGGACGACGAGAAGCCGGAGTTCCGCACCGTGTCGTGGATCGCGATGATGTTCAGCGCCGGGATGGGCATCGGCCTGATGTTCTTCGGCGTCGCCGAGCCGCTGGCGCACTTCGTCAAACCGCCGCCAGGCACGGTGGAGCCGCTGAGCGAGGCGGCGGTGGACACCGCGATGGCGACGTCGTTGTTCCACTGGACGCTGCATCCGTGGTCGATCTACGCGGTGGTCGGCCTGTCCATCGCCTACTGCAGTTTCCGGCGCGGCCGCAAGCAACTGATCAGCGCGGTGTTCACGTCGCTGATCGGCAAGCGCAACGCCGAGGGACCGGTCGGCAAGCTCATCGACATCCTCGCGCTGTTCGCGACGCTGTTCGGCTCGGCCGCCTCGCTCGGGCTGGGGACCCTGCAGATCCAGAGCGGCATGCAATCGGCCGGGTGGATCGGCGGGATCAGCAACACGGTGCTGGTGCTGATCATCGTCGTGCTGACGATCTGTTTCATCTTCTCGGCGGTTTCGGGCGTGGCCAAGGGCATCCAGTGGCTGTCCAACATCAACATGGTGCTGGCCGCACTGCTGGCGATCTTCGTGTTCGTGGCCGGGCCGACGGTGTTCATCCTCGATCTGCTGCCCGCCTCGATCGGCAACTACCTGAGCGACTTCGGCGAGATGGCGTCCCGGTCCGGTGCCACCGGCGGCCGGGCGATGAACGAATGGCTGTCCAGCTGGACGGTTTTCTACTGGGCGTGGTGGATCTCGTGGACGCCGTTCGTCGGCATGTTCATCGCGCGCATCAGCCGCGGTCGCACCATCCGGCAGTTCGTCACCGGCGTGATCCTGGTGCCCAGCGCGGTGAGCCTGGTGTGGTTCGCGATCTTCGGCGGCAGCGCGATCCGGGTGCAGCAGAGCGTGGCGGATGTATTCCGCAGTGGCAGCGAGGAAGCGCAGACATTCGCGGTGTTGCAGACGTTGCCGCTGTCGACGATCACCACGGTGCTGGTGATGGTGCTGGTCGCGATCTTCTTCGTCTCCGGCGCGGACGCGGCGTCGGTGGTGATGGGCACGCTGTCACAGCGCGGTTCGATCGAGCCCAAGCGGTGGATAGTGGTTTTCTGGGGCGCGGCAACGGGTGCGGTGGCCGCGATCATGCTCATCGTCGGCGGCGAGGACGCGCTCAGCGGCATCCAGAACCTGACCTTCCTCGCTTCGGCCCCGTTCGCGGTGGTGATGGTGCTGCTGTGCGTCGCGCTGATGAAGGACCTCCGCGAGGACCCGCTGATGCAGCGCGGGGAAAAGGGCGCGCAGGTGCTGGAGCAGGCGGTTATCGCCGGAACCGAACGCCACGGCGACTTCCAGCTGGAAGTCGGCCCGGCCGAAGAGGATTCGAAGCCGGGCCGATTCTGA
- the mfd gene encoding transcription-repair coupling factor has product MSQAGPLRGLLEIVLRDPAIRQVVAAAGRPRLVLEGPAAARSLAAGSLAAANGAARPVLLVTATGREAEEAAAAVSDLLGPDGVEVFPSWETLPHERLSPRADTVGRRLSVLRRLAHPEEHPHGAVQVLVTTVRSLIQPIAPGLGELSPVRLAVGTEHDFQELVERLVALAYDRVDMVEKRGEFAVRGGIVDVFPPTEEHPLRVEFWGDEVTEIRPFAVADQRSLPDTPSTELFAPACRELLITEQVAERAAKLAEQHQTDTHLAEMLEKIADGAPVEGMEALIPALCEGEMQLLTDLVPAGTHVLLADPEKIHARAADLVRTGQEFLEASWMVAADGGKAPIDLGASAYRSLAAVAEHTRSTGLPWWPLTQLTSEEDEDDDEVIRLVLKQVDAYRGEIERAFADLRAHVAADGAAVLVVAGAGTAQRAVQQLREAELPARLAEDGLTAEPGSGVVTVVRGGLEDGFAAPAVALVVLTEADLTGGRGGTSTKDMRRMPSRRRNAVDPLALKTGDFVVHEQHGIGKYVEMVQRTVGGATREYLVLEYAASKRGQPGDRLFVPTDQLDEVTRYVGGEVPTLNRLGGSDWKNTKAKARKAVKEIAAELVQLYAARQSSPGHSYGADTPWQRELEDAFPYTETGDQLAAIDEVKADMQRPVPMDRVICGDVGYGKTEIAVRAAFKAVQDGKQVAVLVPTTLLAQQHLNTFTDRMRSFPVTVKGLSRFTHAMESEETIKGLAGGAVDIVIGTHRLLQTGIRYKDLGLVIVDEEQRFGVEHKEHIKALRTHVDVLTMSATPIPRTLEMSMAGIREMSTILTPPEERHPVLTYVGAYDQKQVGAAIRRELLRDGQVFFVHNRVHDIEKVARQLRELVPEARIVTAHGQMNEDRLEKIIQGFWEREHDVLVCTTIVETGLDISNANTLIVDRSDLLGLAQLHQLRGRVGRARERGYAYFLYPPEKPLTDTAHDRLATIAQNSELGAGMAVAMKDLEIRGAGNILGAEQSGHIAGVGFDLYVRLVGEAVDAFRRHAGAEPGEAEEELTEVRVDLPIDAHIPHDYVPGERLRLEAYRKLASAVDAEALDAVRAELVDRYGPLPEPVERLLKVARFRQQCREHGVREVTLQGASLRMAPLELPDSKQVRLKRLYPKAIYKPTVRTVSVPRPTEGAAGGRMGAPPLRDEALLDWCASFLESLTTAPAPVA; this is encoded by the coding sequence ATGAGCCAGGCCGGTCCCCTGCGCGGACTGCTCGAAATCGTGCTGCGCGATCCCGCCATCCGGCAGGTCGTGGCGGCGGCCGGGCGGCCCCGCCTGGTGCTGGAAGGTCCCGCCGCGGCGCGATCGCTGGCCGCCGGGTCGCTGGCCGCCGCCAATGGCGCCGCGCGTCCGGTGCTGTTGGTCACGGCCACCGGACGGGAGGCGGAGGAGGCCGCCGCGGCGGTGTCGGACCTGCTCGGCCCGGACGGCGTCGAGGTGTTCCCCTCCTGGGAAACCCTGCCGCACGAACGGCTTTCGCCTCGCGCCGACACCGTCGGTCGGCGGCTGTCGGTACTGCGCCGCCTCGCCCACCCCGAGGAGCACCCGCACGGTGCCGTCCAGGTGCTGGTGACCACGGTGCGCAGCCTGATCCAGCCGATCGCGCCCGGCTTGGGCGAGCTGAGCCCGGTGCGGCTCGCGGTCGGCACCGAGCACGACTTCCAGGAACTGGTCGAACGGCTCGTGGCGCTGGCCTACGACCGGGTCGACATGGTCGAGAAACGCGGCGAGTTCGCGGTGCGCGGCGGCATCGTCGACGTGTTCCCGCCGACCGAGGAACACCCGCTGCGGGTCGAGTTCTGGGGCGACGAGGTCACCGAGATCCGCCCGTTCGCCGTCGCCGACCAGCGCTCGCTGCCGGACACCCCGAGCACCGAGCTGTTCGCCCCCGCCTGCCGCGAACTGCTGATCACCGAGCAGGTCGCCGAGCGCGCCGCAAAGCTGGCCGAGCAGCACCAGACCGACACGCACCTCGCCGAGATGCTTGAGAAGATCGCCGACGGCGCGCCCGTGGAGGGCATGGAGGCGCTGATCCCGGCGCTGTGCGAGGGCGAGATGCAGCTACTGACCGACCTGGTTCCGGCGGGCACGCACGTGCTGCTCGCGGATCCGGAGAAGATCCACGCCCGCGCCGCCGACCTGGTGCGCACCGGCCAGGAATTCCTGGAGGCGTCCTGGATGGTCGCCGCCGACGGCGGCAAAGCGCCGATCGACCTGGGCGCGTCGGCGTACCGCAGTCTGGCCGCGGTCGCCGAGCACACCCGCTCGACCGGGCTGCCGTGGTGGCCGCTGACCCAGTTGACCAGCGAGGAAGACGAGGACGACGACGAGGTCATCCGGCTCGTCCTCAAGCAGGTGGATGCCTACCGCGGCGAGATCGAGCGCGCCTTCGCCGACCTGCGGGCGCATGTCGCCGCCGACGGAGCGGCCGTGCTGGTGGTGGCCGGTGCGGGCACCGCGCAGCGCGCGGTGCAACAGTTGCGCGAAGCGGAACTGCCCGCGCGGTTGGCCGAGGACGGCCTGACTGCAGAGCCGGGTTCCGGCGTGGTCACGGTGGTTCGCGGTGGCCTCGAAGACGGCTTCGCCGCCCCCGCAGTCGCGCTGGTGGTGCTCACCGAGGCGGACCTCACCGGCGGCCGGGGCGGAACGTCCACCAAGGACATGCGCCGGATGCCGTCGCGGCGGCGCAACGCAGTCGATCCGCTGGCGCTCAAGACCGGCGACTTCGTGGTGCACGAGCAGCACGGGATCGGCAAGTACGTCGAGATGGTGCAGCGCACCGTCGGCGGCGCCACCCGCGAGTACCTGGTGCTGGAGTACGCGGCGAGCAAGCGCGGCCAGCCCGGCGACCGGCTGTTCGTGCCGACCGACCAGCTCGACGAGGTCACCCGTTACGTCGGCGGCGAGGTGCCGACGCTGAACAGGCTCGGCGGCTCGGACTGGAAGAACACCAAGGCCAAGGCGCGCAAGGCGGTCAAGGAGATCGCCGCCGAGCTGGTGCAGCTGTATGCGGCGCGGCAGTCCTCGCCCGGGCACTCCTACGGCGCTGACACCCCGTGGCAGCGGGAACTGGAGGACGCCTTCCCCTACACCGAGACGGGTGATCAGCTGGCCGCCATCGACGAGGTCAAGGCGGACATGCAACGCCCGGTGCCGATGGACCGGGTGATCTGCGGCGACGTCGGTTACGGCAAGACCGAGATCGCGGTGCGCGCGGCGTTCAAGGCGGTGCAGGACGGCAAGCAGGTCGCCGTGCTGGTGCCGACCACGCTGCTCGCCCAGCAGCACCTGAACACCTTCACCGACCGGATGCGGTCGTTCCCGGTGACGGTCAAGGGACTGTCGCGGTTCACCCACGCGATGGAGTCCGAGGAGACCATCAAGGGCCTGGCCGGCGGCGCGGTCGACATCGTGATCGGCACGCACCGGCTGCTGCAGACCGGGATCCGCTACAAGGATCTGGGTCTGGTGATCGTCGACGAGGAGCAGCGCTTCGGCGTCGAGCACAAGGAGCACATCAAGGCCCTGCGGACGCATGTGGACGTGCTGACCATGTCGGCGACCCCGATTCCGCGGACGCTGGAGATGAGCATGGCGGGCATCCGGGAGATGTCGACCATCCTCACCCCGCCGGAGGAGCGGCACCCCGTGCTGACCTACGTCGGCGCGTACGACCAGAAGCAGGTCGGTGCCGCGATCCGGCGCGAGCTGCTGCGCGACGGCCAGGTTTTCTTCGTGCACAACCGCGTGCACGACATCGAGAAGGTCGCGCGCCAGCTGCGGGAACTGGTGCCGGAGGCGCGGATCGTCACCGCGCACGGGCAGATGAACGAGGACCGGCTGGAGAAGATCATCCAGGGTTTCTGGGAGCGCGAGCACGACGTGCTGGTGTGTACCACGATCGTGGAAACCGGCCTGGACATCTCCAACGCCAACACGCTGATCGTGGACCGCTCGGACCTGCTCGGCCTCGCCCAGCTGCACCAGTTGCGCGGCCGAGTCGGGCGGGCGCGCGAGCGCGGGTACGCCTACTTCCTGTACCCGCCGGAGAAGCCGCTGACCGACACCGCGCACGACCGGCTGGCGACGATCGCGCAGAACTCCGAGCTCGGCGCGGGCATGGCGGTCGCGATGAAGGACCTGGAAATCCGCGGTGCGGGCAACATCCTCGGCGCCGAGCAGTCCGGGCACATCGCGGGCGTCGGCTTCGACCTCTACGTGCGGTTGGTCGGTGAGGCGGTCGATGCCTTCCGGCGGCACGCGGGCGCGGAACCCGGGGAAGCCGAGGAGGAGCTCACCGAGGTCCGGGTCGACCTGCCCATCGACGCCCACATCCCGCACGACTACGTGCCGGGAGAGCGGCTGAGGCTGGAGGCGTACCGCAAGCTCGCGTCGGCCGTCGACGCCGAGGCGCTGGACGCGGTCCGCGCCGAGCTGGTCGACCGGTACGGGCCGCTGCCGGAGCCGGTGGAACGGCTGCTGAAGGTGGCCCGGTTCCGTCAGCAATGCCGGGAACACGGGGTCCGCGAGGTGACGTTGCAAGGCGCATCGCTGCGGATGGCGCCACTGGAGCTGCCGGACTCCAAGCAGGTGCGGCTCAAACGCCTCTACCCGAAGGCGATTTACAAGCCGACGGTCCGCACGGTGTCGGTACCACGCCCGACGGAAGGTGCCGCAGGCGGCCGGATGGGCGCCCCGCCGCTGCGCGACGAGGCGCTGCTGGACTGGTGCGCGAGCTTCTTGGAGTCCCTCACCACCGCTCCGGCGCCGGTCGCCTGA
- a CDS encoding PQQ-dependent sugar dehydrogenase: MLIRRLAAVALVVALASCDNAGSANRPAPAPTAPPSPASELRVEVVASGLEHPWDIGFLPDGTALVTQRPGRLALLADHRPGALVRPVRADFGDVLVEGEGGLMGMLIHPDFAANRRFITCQTHQVNGNAVDIRLITWRLSEDGTRADRVGPPLLTGLPLNPSGRHSGCRPALGEDGALLLGTGDTASPAVAQDRSSLGGKVLRMNIDTGAPLPDNPFIGSPDPRERLIYTFGHRNVQGVAPRPGGQVFVSEHGPAYDDEINLLRPGANYGWDPSQGGTESSYDESVPMTDLQRFPDAVKAAWSSGNAREAPSGAAFLTGPQWKRFDGMLAVATLRGSKLLSFRISPEGAVREVEIPAELNDTYGRLRGARQGPDGALYLTTSNGPDDKVLRITAA, from the coding sequence ATGCTCATCCGCCGGCTCGCCGCCGTGGCCCTGGTTGTCGCCCTCGCATCCTGCGACAACGCGGGCAGCGCCAACCGACCGGCACCGGCCCCCACCGCGCCCCCGTCGCCCGCTTCAGAACTGCGCGTAGAAGTGGTCGCCAGCGGGTTGGAGCACCCGTGGGACATCGGCTTCCTCCCGGACGGCACTGCCTTGGTCACACAGCGGCCCGGTCGGCTCGCGCTGCTCGCCGATCACCGCCCCGGCGCGCTGGTGCGCCCGGTGCGGGCCGACTTCGGCGATGTGCTGGTCGAGGGAGAAGGCGGCCTGATGGGCATGCTGATCCACCCGGACTTCGCCGCCAACCGGCGGTTCATCACCTGCCAGACGCACCAGGTCAACGGCAACGCGGTGGATATCCGGCTGATCACCTGGCGGCTGTCCGAGGACGGTACCCGCGCCGATCGGGTCGGTCCGCCGCTGCTGACCGGGCTCCCGCTGAACCCCAGCGGACGGCATTCGGGATGCCGTCCGGCGCTAGGCGAAGACGGCGCGCTGCTCCTGGGCACCGGCGACACCGCAAGCCCTGCCGTGGCGCAGGACCGCTCGTCGCTGGGCGGCAAGGTGCTGCGGATGAACATCGACACGGGCGCGCCGCTGCCCGACAACCCGTTCATCGGTTCGCCGGACCCCCGGGAGCGGCTGATCTACACCTTCGGGCACCGCAACGTGCAGGGCGTCGCGCCCCGACCGGGTGGGCAGGTGTTCGTCTCCGAGCACGGACCTGCCTACGACGACGAGATCAATCTGCTGCGCCCGGGCGCGAATTACGGCTGGGACCCGTCCCAGGGCGGCACCGAAAGCTCCTACGACGAGTCCGTGCCGATGACCGATTTGCAGCGCTTCCCGGACGCCGTCAAGGCCGCGTGGTCCTCCGGGAACGCGCGCGAGGCGCCGAGCGGTGCGGCGTTCCTGACCGGACCGCAGTGGAAGAGGTTCGACGGGATGTTGGCCGTGGCGACGCTGCGCGGCAGCAAGCTGCTGTCGTTCCGGATCTCCCCGGAAGGCGCGGTCCGCGAGGTCGAGATCCCGGCGGAGCTCAACGACACCTACGGCCGTCTCCGCGGCGCCCGCCAGGGCCCCGACGGCGCCCTCTACCTGACCACGTCCAACGGCCCCGACGACAAGGTCCTCCGCATCACCGCAGCCTGA
- a CDS encoding TetR/AcrR family transcriptional regulator, translating to MTGKERRQQLLDVARALFAEKGFDGTSIEEIAHRAGVSKPVVYEHFGGKEGVYAVVVDREMHNLLDLVVSALSAGHPRDLLEQAARALLDYIDNNTDGFRVLVRDSPVASNSGTFSSLLNDIASQVEHILGLQFSARGYDSKLAPLYSQALVGMVALTGQWWLEARKPKKEEVAAHLVNLAWNGLSHLEHKPRLSTK from the coding sequence ATGACCGGCAAGGAGCGCCGCCAGCAGCTGCTGGACGTGGCCCGCGCCTTGTTCGCGGAGAAGGGCTTCGACGGCACGTCGATCGAGGAGATCGCGCATCGCGCCGGGGTGTCCAAGCCGGTCGTCTACGAGCATTTCGGCGGTAAGGAAGGCGTCTACGCGGTGGTGGTCGACCGCGAGATGCACAACCTGCTGGATTTGGTCGTGTCCGCGCTGTCGGCGGGACACCCGCGGGATCTGCTGGAGCAGGCGGCGCGGGCGCTGCTGGACTACATCGACAACAACACCGACGGCTTCCGGGTGCTGGTGCGGGATTCGCCGGTGGCCAGCAACAGCGGCACGTTCTCCAGCTTGCTCAACGACATCGCGAGCCAGGTCGAGCACATCCTCGGTCTGCAATTCAGCGCGCGGGGCTACGACTCGAAGCTCGCCCCGCTCTACAGCCAGGCCCTGGTCGGCATGGTGGCGCTGACCGGCCAGTGGTGGTTGGAGGCGCGCAAGCCGAAGAAGGAGGAGGTCGCCGCGCACCTGGTCAACCTCGCGTGGAACGGCCTGTCCCATCTTGAGCACAAACCCCGGCTGTCCACCAAGTGA
- a CDS encoding acyl-CoA desaturase, translating into MTAATERVAPTEASAESGPKPLTAGSRPWVAQLSVYVFVLVPFLALVAAVPAAWGWGLGWVDIGLAVFFYFATGLGVTVGYHRYFTHGSFKTNRAVKIALAIVGMMAVQGPAITWVADHRRHHAFSDREGDPHSPWRFGSSPAALAKGFWYAHMGWLFERDLTNEDRFAPDLLKDEELVKVNRLFPLWTALSLVLPAVLGGLFTWSLWGAFTAFFWAGLVRVSFLHHVTWSVNSICHMIGERPFKSRDKAANFWPLAILSFGESWHNLHHADPTCARHGVLRGQIDISARVIWFFEKLGWAWNVRWSNEKRLARIAVTDYKG; encoded by the coding sequence ATGACCGCAGCAACCGAGCGCGTAGCCCCAACAGAGGCCAGCGCGGAGTCCGGGCCGAAACCGCTGACCGCGGGCAGCCGACCCTGGGTGGCACAGCTGTCGGTGTACGTCTTCGTCCTGGTGCCGTTCCTCGCACTCGTGGCTGCGGTCCCGGCGGCCTGGGGCTGGGGCCTCGGCTGGGTCGACATCGGCTTGGCGGTGTTCTTCTACTTCGCGACGGGGCTCGGTGTCACGGTCGGCTACCACCGGTACTTCACGCACGGATCTTTCAAGACCAACCGCGCCGTCAAGATCGCGCTGGCGATCGTCGGCATGATGGCCGTGCAGGGCCCGGCGATCACGTGGGTCGCCGACCACCGCCGGCACCACGCCTTCTCCGACCGCGAGGGCGACCCGCACTCGCCGTGGCGCTTCGGCAGCTCGCCCGCCGCGCTGGCCAAGGGCTTCTGGTACGCGCACATGGGCTGGCTGTTCGAGCGCGACCTGACCAACGAGGACCGCTTCGCGCCGGACCTGCTCAAGGACGAAGAGCTGGTGAAGGTGAACCGGCTGTTCCCGCTGTGGACGGCCCTCAGCCTCGTGCTGCCCGCCGTGCTGGGCGGGCTGTTCACCTGGTCGCTGTGGGGCGCGTTCACCGCGTTCTTCTGGGCCGGGCTGGTCCGGGTGTCCTTCCTGCACCACGTGACCTGGTCGGTGAACTCGATCTGCCACATGATCGGCGAGCGGCCGTTCAAGAGCCGGGACAAGGCGGCGAACTTCTGGCCGCTGGCGATCCTGTCCTTCGGCGAGTCCTGGCACAACCTGCACCACGCCGACCCGACCTGCGCCCGGCACGGCGTGCTGCGCGGCCAGATCGACATCTCGGCGCGGGTGATCTGGTTCTTCGAGAAGTTGGGCTGGGCCTGGAACGTGCGCTGGTCCAACGAGAAGCGCCTGGCCCGGATCGCGGTCACGGATTACAAGGGCTGA